The genomic segment GGACATATTGGCCTGATTGTAAAAAATACGGCCAAAATGATTCTTGTCCGGGAACACCTCGTCCTGATTGGGCAGGTTGGCCCCGCCGCTGTCAACCAGATAAATACAGGGCAGGCGGTTCTGTTCGGCAATTTCTTGGGCGCGCAGATGCTTTTTCACCGTCATCGGATAATAGGTGCCGCCTTTGACGGTGGCGTCATTACACACGATCATGCATTCCTGTCCACCAACCCGGCCAATGCCGGTGATGATCCCGGCGGCGGGAATCTCCGCATCATACATATCATAAGCCGCCAACTGGGACAGCTCCAGAAAGGGAGAACCTTTATCCAGCAATCGGTTGATCCGATCGCGTGGCAACAGTTTACCCCGGCTGAGATGGCGCGCGCGAGCCTTTTCCCCACCCCCCTGTTCGATTTTTGCAATTTTGGCTCTCAGATCGCGCACCAGCGTGCGCATGGCCGCAGCATTTTCGGCGAATTCCGCCCCTGTCACATCCAGTTCCGTGTGCAACTCGGTCATGTCATGATCTCTTTTAGTTGGTCTCGCAACAGACGGTTTTTGTGGAGATTGTGGGCCTGTTACGGCGTTTACCCGTGCCGATCAGCATAGCAAAAATTAGATCATAGAAAAAATCATTAATATTTATTCAAATCATAGAATGTTTCTATTATTCTGCCTAACATCGACAAACAAGACCTCTAGAGTGAATTGTGATGAGGGGTGGAGTATCATGTTTGAACTGTATCAGTTGCGCTATTTCCTGGCGGTCGTGGAAACCGGAAGTTTCACCAAGGCCGCAGACCGGGTGTTTGTCACCCAGCCCACCTTGTCCGCAGGGATTCACAAACTTGAACAGGCGCTGGGCGTGCGGCTTTTCGACCGCTCCAGCAAACGGGTTTTCCTGACCGAAAGCGGCAGCCGTTTTGTGGACCGCGCCAAGGCCATTTTGCATCAGGTCAGTCTGGCGGAAGCGGAGATGCGCGCGGCCGAAAGCCCGAAAATCCTGAGACTCGGGGTTTTGATGACCATTCCCGGCGCAGTGGTTCACCACCTTCTTCATCCGTTCCGACGTGAAGAACCCGGCCTGGTGATCGAACTTTTTGAAGGCACCGAGCAGGAAATCCAGAACCGCCTGGATTCCGGGCGTATTGATATTGCCCTGACGATCCTCAGGCCTGGTTACAAATCCGGTCTGAAATCCCGGACCTTGTCTCTATACAGGGACCGTTATTCCGTGGCCATCGCCAGTCATCATCCGCTGGCCGCCAAACGCAGCCTGCATCCCCGGGATCTGGCGGATGAGCCAACCATTGTGCGCAGCCGCTGTGAAATTCTCAGTGAAACCAGCCGATTTTTCACCGATCACAATGTGCGCCCGCGCCTGGTTTACCGCACGACCCAGGATGAGCGGGCCTTGATGATGGTGGCGGCCGGCATCGGCTTTACCACCATGCCCAACCAGTACCGGATGGAAGGGGTTGCGCGCCTGCCGCTCGAAGGGTATGACTTTGACCGCATTCTGGGCCTTGTTTGGACCTCGACCCCCCTGAGCGCGGAACGCGAGAACCTGCTCACCCGTTTTGGAGATTTTGCCGGAACCCTCCTGCCTGCCCTGACCTATGAGACAACCTGATGTTTTCTGAACTTTTCGCCATCATCGCCCCGGTTTTTCTGATCGCCTTGATCGGATATGTTCTGGTCAGACAGGGCATGGAATTCCCGTCGGATTTCATCACCAGAATGAACATGAATATCGGCGCCCCCGCACTGGTTTTTAACGGCATCATGGGCATGGGCGACAAAATTTTCGCGGCCAGCGACTTTTTTATTGCCGCCTTCATCGCCATTATGGGGTTATTGCTGGTCAGTCTGGCAGTCACAACATTCGCCGGCCTGCCCCGGCGGGGATATGTGATCGCCCTTTATTCGACCAATTCCGGTAATATGGGGTTGCCGCTGTGCCTGTTTGCCTTTGGCGAACAAGGATTCGGCCTCGGGGTGGCGTTTTTCGCCGTCAGCGTGATTTTCCAGTTCACCCTGGCCCTGTTCATCGCCCACGGCAATCTCACGGCCGCCAGCCTGACCCGGGTAACCCTGCTATGGGGGATTGCGCTGGCCTTTGCCTTTATCCTGACCGACACCACACCCCCGGCCTGGTTCAGTAACACCACACAACTTCTGGGGGGCCTGACCATCCCGCTCATGTTGCTGACCCTGGGGGCGTCTCTCGCCCGACTCAAGGTGGACAAGTCCGGCGAATTGATCCTGCTGTCGTTTTTCAAGATCCTGATTGGTGTGGGCATTGGTTACTTCACAGCCGTCCTGTTCGGTTTTACAGGCATTGAGAGAAATGTGCTGATCCTGCAAAGCTCCATGCCGGTCGCCATTTTCAGTTACCTTCTCGCCAGTCAATATAACCGCAATCCGCAAGACGTGGCCGCCATGGTGCTGATCAGCACTCTGATGTCCACCATCAGCATCCCCGTCCTTCTGACCTGGATGCTTTAGAGTGAATTGTGAACAGGTAGACTCGATTCACTCTTAAAAGGGAAAATACGCCTCAGGAAAGAGGAGCGCCATGGAAAAGAAGCCGAACTCCCAAACAGGCCGTGGAAAGAGAAAATCATGGAAAGAGAAAAATGGGGACGGGGCTTTTATGATTATTATCATAAAGTACCACACAGACCTGTTACCACACAGGAACAATCCGCATCTGCGCCGGGCCTGCCTACAATTTCTGCTCCAGCCCCGCACCCCTATACTTCAGCGCTGCTTCCGGCGCTGCGAGATTGTATAAAATCCTTTTATCACTCCGGGGCGATAAAAACAAGATTTATATCTAAGGGATATAAAGGCGTGGTCGGCACAGGGGACGCTGACTCTTTGGCCGGCGTCCCGTTTTACTCTGGTGCGTCAAGGCTGAGCGAAAGCGCATGAACCGGCCCGGCCAGTTCGTCGGCAAGGATTTTATAGACCAGGCGCTGCCGGGCGACCCGGTTCAGCCCGGCAAAGGCGCGGGCGGTAATTTTCAGATGGAAATGGCTTTCCCCTTCGGGCCGGGCGCCGGTATGCCCGGCATGTTTGGCGGACTCGTCAATAACCTCAAGGTGTTCCGGGGACAATTCCCGGCGGATTTTTTCTTCGATAATTCTGGCAACGCGCATATTATTTCCTTGGGCTCTGGTTTCTTGTTCGGTTATTTTTTAGGCTTCTTCTGATATTCGGGCTTACACACCCTATATGTATATAGTCACAAATGACGCAAATAAAGCAGCACAGGATAATATCCCCCGGGAAAAGATCATGAGCGCAGAATCCCGTAAACCCCGCCGGAAAAGCCCCCACCCCGCCCTTGACCTGAACCAGGGCCGGTATATGCGCCATTGCGACCGGGAAGGCTGCCCAGAGGAAGGGGTGTGCAAGGCCCCCAAATCCCGCGAGAACTTAAGGGAGTATTATTGGTTCTGCAAAGCTCATGCCCGGGAGTATAACGCCCGTTGGGACTTTTTCGCTGACATGACTCAGGATGAAATTTACGCTTTTGAACGGGATAGCCGCACCTGGCACCGGCCTACCTGGAAAATAGGCACCATCTTCCAGGGCGAGGCTAACCTTGAGGACAGGATGGGTATTTTTGATGACCTGGACGGGTTCGGTCCCCGCTTTACTCACCCGGGCGCCCCCACCCCCGGCCACAGCGCCTATTCCGCTGAAGATATGCAACAGCTTGGGATTCTGGGACTTGACGAAACCGCACG from the Luteithermobacter gelatinilyticus genome contains:
- a CDS encoding AEC family transporter, with the protein product MFSELFAIIAPVFLIALIGYVLVRQGMEFPSDFITRMNMNIGAPALVFNGIMGMGDKIFAASDFFIAAFIAIMGLLLVSLAVTTFAGLPRRGYVIALYSTNSGNMGLPLCLFAFGEQGFGLGVAFFAVSVIFQFTLALFIAHGNLTAASLTRVTLLWGIALAFAFILTDTTPPAWFSNTTQLLGGLTIPLMLLTLGASLARLKVDKSGELILLSFFKILIGVGIGYFTAVLFGFTGIERNVLILQSSMPVAIFSYLLASQYNRNPQDVAAMVLISTLMSTISIPVLLTWML
- a CDS encoding LysR family transcriptional regulator encodes the protein MFELYQLRYFLAVVETGSFTKAADRVFVTQPTLSAGIHKLEQALGVRLFDRSSKRVFLTESGSRFVDRAKAILHQVSLAEAEMRAAESPKILRLGVLMTIPGAVVHHLLHPFRREEPGLVIELFEGTEQEIQNRLDSGRIDIALTILRPGYKSGLKSRTLSLYRDRYSVAIASHHPLAAKRSLHPRDLADEPTIVRSRCEILSETSRFFTDHNVRPRLVYRTTQDERALMMVAAGIGFTTMPNQYRMEGVARLPLEGYDFDRILGLVWTSTPLSAERENLLTRFGDFAGTLLPALTYETT
- a CDS encoding BolA family protein translates to MRVARIIEEKIRRELSPEHLEVIDESAKHAGHTGARPEGESHFHLKITARAFAGLNRVARQRLVYKILADELAGPVHALSLSLDAPE
- a CDS encoding J domain-containing protein, coding for MSAESRKPRRKSPHPALDLNQGRYMRHCDREGCPEEGVCKAPKSRENLREYYWFCKAHAREYNARWDFFADMTQDEIYAFERDSRTWHRPTWKIGTIFQGEANLEDRMGIFDDLDGFGPRFTHPGAPTPGHSAYSAEDMQQLGILGLDETARMDDIRRAYKKLVKKYHPDVNGGGKETEEIFKRIINAYHHFTSKQTGKQA